From one Suicoccus acidiformans genomic stretch:
- a CDS encoding DUF1846 domain-containing protein: MQAIGFDTERYLQEQSQQILDRVKEIDKLYLEFGGKLIGDKHAKRVLPGFDEDAKMKLLATMKEQVEIIICIYAEDIENNKVRNDYGITYNEEVLRLIDEYHAYGIPVNSVLLTRFAGQPNSKVFIKNLTNRGIKVYTHRAIQGYPADMDTLFGEEGFAQNPYIETTKPIVVVSAPGANSGKLATCLNQVYHEHRRGLKASYAKFETFPVWNLPLKHPVNIAYEAATVELNDVNMIDSYHFDAYGEVAVNYNRDINMFPVVRRILEMVTDSEAVYQSPTDMGVNCIKAGITDEEVVIKAANQEIIRRYFAIENAFKKGLYDNEVRRRMQILMEESGLQPTDRKVVQPARAYAETLQERLATDEHQCVIALELPDGQIITSRTSPLMDASASIIVNSLKAMANINDQIDLLAPTILNTIQQLKEDALHSRIPTLTANEILIALAISAVTNPSAQLAYEQLPHLENCQAHASYILDSENEQTLKRLGINITNDPIYGKRNFFQQ, translated from the coding sequence ATGCAAGCGATAGGCTTTGATACAGAGCGTTATTTACAAGAACAATCGCAACAAATATTAGATCGCGTTAAGGAAATCGATAAACTATATTTAGAGTTCGGGGGGAAACTTATCGGCGATAAGCACGCTAAACGGGTTCTACCTGGCTTTGATGAAGATGCTAAGATGAAGTTGCTCGCAACGATGAAGGAACAAGTTGAAATTATTATTTGTATTTATGCTGAAGATATCGAAAATAATAAAGTGCGCAATGACTATGGGATTACTTACAATGAAGAGGTCCTGCGTTTAATTGATGAGTATCATGCATACGGCATTCCGGTCAATAGCGTATTATTAACGCGTTTCGCTGGTCAGCCGAATTCAAAAGTTTTTATTAAAAATTTAACGAATCGAGGCATTAAAGTATATACCCACCGAGCGATTCAAGGCTATCCTGCAGATATGGATACCCTATTTGGAGAAGAAGGCTTCGCCCAAAATCCTTATATTGAAACAACGAAGCCAATTGTAGTCGTCTCTGCTCCGGGAGCTAATAGCGGGAAATTAGCAACCTGCTTAAACCAAGTGTACCATGAGCATCGACGTGGCCTGAAAGCCAGCTATGCGAAATTCGAGACCTTCCCGGTATGGAATCTTCCCTTAAAGCATCCGGTAAATATAGCGTATGAGGCAGCAACGGTGGAACTAAATGATGTTAACATGATTGATAGTTACCACTTCGACGCTTATGGTGAGGTGGCGGTCAATTATAACCGTGACATTAATATGTTCCCCGTCGTCCGACGCATTCTTGAGATGGTGACCGATAGCGAAGCCGTATACCAATCACCCACAGATATGGGCGTTAATTGTATTAAAGCTGGTATTACGGATGAAGAAGTTGTTATTAAAGCAGCGAATCAAGAAATTATCCGACGCTATTTCGCTATAGAGAATGCTTTTAAGAAAGGCTTGTACGATAATGAAGTGCGCCGACGTATGCAAATTCTTATGGAAGAAAGTGGCCTGCAGCCTACGGATCGTAAAGTTGTTCAGCCCGCTCGAGCCTATGCTGAAACTTTACAAGAGCGCCTGGCAACGGATGAGCATCAATGTGTCATTGCTCTGGAATTACCAGATGGGCAAATTATTACCAGTCGGACCTCTCCCCTAATGGACGCCTCGGCTTCAATTATCGTCAATAGCTTAAAGGCTATGGCGAATATTAATGATCAAATCGATTTACTTGCACCGACAATCTTAAATACAATCCAGCAACTGAAAGAAGATGCCTTACATAGTCGGATTCCTACCTTAACTGCCAACGAAATCCTCATTGCTCTGGCCATCAGTGCGGTGACAAATCCGTCGGCACAATTGGCTTATGAGCAACTCCCTCATTTAGAGAATTGCCAAGCCCATGCGAGCTATATTCTCGACTCTGAGAATGAACAGACCTTGAAGCGACTCGGCATCAATATTACCAATGATCCTATCTACGGCAAAAGAAATTTCTTCCAACAATAA
- the adhE gene encoding bifunctional acetaldehyde-CoA/alcohol dehydrogenase — protein sequence MTEELNETIELTPEENVNQMVEKALIALDDFMALDQEQIDYIVAKASVAALDQHGYLAELAVEDTGRGVFEDKATKNLFACEHVTNYLRDLKTVGVIEEDEINGLTYIADPVGVICGIVPTTNPTSTAIFKSLISLKTRNPIIFSFHPGAMKCSIEAARIVYEAAVKAGAPENCIQWIEQPSMDATNALMNHDGVATILATGGNAMVKSAYSCGKPALGVGAGNVPAYIEKTANVKQAVHDVVLSKAFDNGMVCASEQAAIIDEEIYDDVVQEMKEYRVYFVNEDEKAKIEQFAFGVTAYSDNVDDAKLNATMVGQSAHWIAEQAGFEVPEDTNILAVEVSKVGPDEPLTREKLSPVLAILKADSTEDGIKKACQMVEFNGLGHSAAIHTDDDEIARTFGEKVKAIRVIWNSPSTFGGIGDVYNAFIPSLTLGCGSYGNNSVGDNINAVQLLNIKKIGRRRNNMQWFKVPPKIYFERNSIQYLQKMSGIERAMIITDHSIVELGFLEKIVQQLEARENPVKIEVFSDVEPDPDITTVEKGAEAMRSFNPDTIIALGGGSVMDAAKVMWLFYEQPQVDFRDLVQKFMDIRKRAFRFPDLGEKAKYVGIPTTSGTGAEVTPFAVISDKANNRKYPLADYSLLPSVAIIDPALVLSVPAHIAADTGMDVLTHALEAYVSVMSNDYSDSIALQAIQMVFEYLERSVKEGDFESREKMHNASTMAGMAFGNAFLGISHSMAHKIGGIHHTVHGRTNAILLPYVIRYNGTKPAKLSNWPKYNYYHADKKYQKVAALLGLPAATPEEGVASLAQAVYDLGERVGIQMNFKDQGIDEQAWEDSLDELAFLAYEDQCTPVNPRLAVVADMKEIMSDAYYGYKERPGRIK from the coding sequence ATGACAGAAGAATTAAATGAAACAATTGAACTTACACCTGAGGAAAATGTAAATCAAATGGTCGAGAAAGCTCTCATTGCCTTAGATGATTTCATGGCCTTAGATCAAGAACAGATTGATTATATCGTCGCCAAAGCTTCGGTGGCTGCTTTGGACCAACATGGTTACTTAGCAGAATTGGCAGTGGAAGATACAGGCCGTGGTGTATTTGAAGATAAAGCAACCAAGAACCTTTTCGCCTGTGAGCATGTGACAAATTACTTAAGAGATTTGAAGACCGTCGGCGTGATTGAAGAGGATGAAATTAATGGTTTAACGTATATCGCCGATCCGGTTGGGGTTATTTGTGGGATTGTACCAACGACAAACCCTACTTCAACAGCTATCTTTAAATCTTTAATCTCATTGAAAACACGTAATCCAATTATCTTCTCTTTCCACCCAGGCGCTATGAAATGTTCAATTGAAGCAGCGCGGATTGTCTATGAAGCAGCTGTGAAAGCTGGAGCACCAGAAAACTGTATTCAATGGATTGAGCAACCATCAATGGATGCTACGAATGCTTTGATGAATCATGACGGAGTGGCTACAATTCTTGCAACCGGTGGTAACGCTATGGTTAAATCAGCCTACTCTTGCGGTAAGCCAGCACTTGGGGTTGGTGCCGGAAACGTGCCAGCTTATATTGAGAAGACGGCTAATGTAAAGCAAGCTGTCCATGATGTTGTCTTGAGTAAAGCTTTTGATAATGGTATGGTTTGTGCTTCAGAGCAAGCAGCGATTATCGATGAAGAAATTTATGATGACGTTGTTCAAGAAATGAAAGAATACCGGGTTTATTTCGTCAATGAAGATGAGAAAGCTAAGATTGAACAGTTTGCCTTCGGTGTCACTGCCTATTCAGATAATGTGGATGATGCGAAGTTAAACGCAACAATGGTTGGTCAATCTGCCCACTGGATTGCTGAACAAGCAGGATTTGAAGTACCTGAGGATACGAATATTCTTGCAGTTGAAGTAAGTAAGGTCGGACCAGATGAGCCATTAACGCGTGAGAAATTATCACCAGTGCTTGCGATCTTGAAAGCTGATTCAACGGAAGATGGCATTAAGAAAGCTTGCCAAATGGTTGAATTTAATGGACTAGGTCACTCTGCAGCGATTCACACGGATGATGATGAAATTGCTAGAACCTTCGGTGAGAAAGTTAAAGCGATTCGTGTTATTTGGAACTCTCCTTCTACCTTTGGTGGAATTGGTGATGTTTACAATGCCTTCATCCCTTCCCTAACCCTTGGTTGTGGTTCTTATGGCAATAACTCTGTGGGCGATAACATCAACGCAGTTCAACTTCTAAACATTAAGAAAATTGGTCGTCGGCGGAACAATATGCAATGGTTCAAAGTGCCCCCAAAGATCTATTTTGAGCGCAACTCAATCCAATACTTACAGAAGATGAGTGGGATTGAACGGGCAATGATTATCACGGATCATTCCATTGTTGAGCTCGGTTTCTTAGAAAAAATTGTCCAACAGCTTGAAGCCCGTGAAAACCCTGTGAAGATTGAAGTCTTCTCAGATGTAGAACCCGATCCAGATATTACAACCGTTGAAAAAGGTGCTGAAGCAATGCGGAGCTTTAATCCTGATACGATTATTGCCCTCGGTGGTGGTTCGGTAATGGACGCGGCGAAAGTTATGTGGCTCTTCTACGAACAACCACAAGTTGACTTCCGTGATTTAGTTCAGAAATTTATGGATATCCGTAAACGTGCCTTCCGCTTCCCTGACTTAGGTGAGAAAGCTAAATACGTTGGGATTCCAACAACTTCAGGGACAGGTGCTGAAGTGACACCCTTTGCCGTTATTTCTGACAAAGCAAACAACCGCAAGTACCCTTTAGCGGACTACTCTCTCTTACCGAGTGTCGCGATTATTGACCCAGCCTTGGTCTTGAGTGTACCCGCACATATTGCGGCCGATACAGGTATGGACGTTCTAACCCATGCCCTGGAAGCTTATGTATCAGTTATGTCAAATGACTATTCAGATAGTATTGCCCTACAAGCGATTCAAATGGTCTTTGAATACTTAGAACGCTCTGTAAAAGAGGGAGATTTTGAGTCACGCGAGAAGATGCATAATGCTTCAACCATGGCAGGAATGGCCTTTGGGAACGCCTTCCTAGGAATTTCTCACTCAATGGCTCACAAAATCGGTGGTATCCACCATACCGTTCACGGACGTACCAATGCGATTCTCTTACCGTATGTTATCCGCTACAATGGTACGAAGCCAGCTAAGTTGTCAAACTGGCCTAAATACAACTACTACCATGCTGATAAGAAATACCAAAAGGTTGCTGCCCTACTCGGCTTACCAGCTGCAACGCCTGAAGAAGGAGTAGCATCGCTTGCACAAGCTGTCTATGACTTAGGTGAACGCGTCGGTATTCAAATGAACTTTAAAGATCAAGGCATTGATGAACAAGCA